TGTTAGAACGTTTTCCAACATACTGCAAATGATGGCCATGGACTGGAAGAACTGTGTTTCGACTGACTGCAGTTTGCGCATCACAACCAACAAGGCCAAACTCTCGCACCGTTTCTCAAACTGGATCATCGGTCTTCAACTGACTGCCATAGTTCTGTATAGCTGCGGCGTGCTCGCTGTTAACACCGGTGACGTTCAAAGGATGAATGTGTCCGCGCGGGAACACATCTTGAAGATGAAGCTGCCATTCCAGATTGACACGTCTCCCATTTACATGCTCGTTACAATCCTCGAGTTTCTTCATCTAGTGATGTGTGGCTGTGGGATTTCCTTAGTAAATTCGCTCATCGTCACTCTGGTGAGTTGGTGACGCCACTTAACGGGGTAGAATTACGCGTTTGCTGCTTAATCACTTGAGACGTAGTGAATTCAGTGTAGTTGGAAAATCTGtactaaatttaaacatatattgtaTGTCCCAAACTCCactcaaatttttgtgttaatttaatataaaataaatatgttagaaagcaataatttggaaatatatttttatagtaaaattaattataacatgtcataaatctttttattttattttatagagattatatttcaaaactaCATTATTTGTCCATGTTTATTCgtcaataaattatgttattttaacactaacaaatattaaatatcaatttaacacaaaatattcaaataacacaaatcatattatgttaaactaacatttagatattttagtaaaaaactAACATTTAGatgttttagtaaaaaaaattaaataagaaacgattgtgtaatataaatataaaagcattttttactCTGTAGATACTGCACATTAGTGGTCAAATCGATATTCTTTGTGATTGGCTACTAAACGTTTTTTCCAAAGATATGACGCATATCGTGGATGAGATAACAATGAAGACATTGATAATAAAGCATCAACAAATTATCATGTTTTCGGAAAACATCGAGAACCTTTACACATACATCACGTTGATACTGTTCGTGTCAGATACCCTCATTATATGCTGTCTAGGATTCATTATCGTCACCGTGAGTattaacattgataaaaagCTTGTTATCCCTCTTTATgagttacaaattttatcacCAAGCATTGATAGTTTGAAGTAATTGTATCGAATTATCTCGATTCTTCGTGTATGTATTGTTCGATTTTTACGTATATAAAAGGATAgactactttttaaattattatgattcGATGTTACAGTCAATCGGTACACCTGACGGACCAGCAATCTTAGTGAGGTCCGTATTATTTTACGTTGTGATAAATCTCGaagcatttatatattgtttcgCGGGTGAATATTTGACCGCCAAGGTTAGGACCGAGAATTCTCCGTACTGATTAggctttaaatataaaaatttgaaatttatctcTATTTTCTAGAGCCAAATGATCGGAAACGCGGCTTACGATTCTCTCTGGTACGACATTtgtacgataaaaaaaagtcgAATTATACTGTTCATAATACTAAGATCGCAAAGACGATTAACTATTACAATCGGCAAAATTATGGATCTCTCTTTGGAACGATTTACTTCCGTAAGATTTCTGCgacatacatttaaaaaatttttaacagattCTATACATATTCAAACACAACAATTtttgaacaataaaaaaatttctattattattaaagataaattttttaataataaaaataattaattattatattagaaaaaacagaatttaacatttaaaaaattaattttgaatttaacactaattaatcattaatatttaatatcatgcATTTATAATACGTTATCATCGATTAATATTATAGGTTGTGAAGGCATCGGCATCATATATTTCTGTCCTATTAGCGATGTACTGAATATTAAGTTGAATCTCGATAATTCATTACAGTTTTATGATAGGCAATAACATAGAATATCAGTATATACCTATAATCATAAAacgagtaataaaataatctcagcagtaacaatattaaaagaattattattattattattattattttatatattactttaaataatattgcatttatctctgtgtgcgtgcgtgagcgcgcgcgcgcgtgataatttattaattattttttttatgcgtaaaataaaatattgataaaaatatttataaaataaatgcttcTCTTTCGTGTACttagatattatttaagattttcataataattttgtaatatttaaacgaTATTATAATGTCTATAAaacactatttttaaaaaaattaacataagcttattaaattttatgatgttctttaaaacttatattatgCTCGTCGTTTGCGAAGAACGCCACGCTGGTACTGGTACCATAAAACTTCATTCAGCACTTCGTTTTTCCGTCTCCTGCTTCTGGCTTACTTTTCACGATTATTACGTGCAATCCCTGTATCTGATGTACACCGGAGTTTCATCCGAAATCATatgatttacatattttaagagAATAAGTTGCAAACGTACATTCGCGTGCACACTTGCCGCATTTACCGTCATACATAAGGAAGAATATCCTTCAATATTGAGGAAAACCAAATCTAGGAAGAGAGAAACTTTCACTTCTGTTCCCTTCCTTAAGAAATTTTCCCCCATTTACGGAAATACAAAAGTTTTCTTATGACCAAGCACGGTTTAACGTTTCGTGTACGCTCGCGTATTGCTATCTGCCATCGcttgaatttttaacgaaaataACGCAGTGCGCGCTGCACCATCGGTTTCGCCCGGGGTTTTCGAGAGGGAGAGGGTCGGTCACCCGGAAACTTTTTTTCATCGACAATAATACATGCAATCTGTGCATGTgcgatcaaaatatttaataagacgtGGCTTGTGGGAGGGTACCCTCCACTCGTTTCAAGCTTTCAGTTTGTACAGAGACGCTATAGTGTGCACATTGGACGATCGATCAGATGTTTTTCATAACACCGTTTGAAAATTTCTTATCGGAGTCGATGCATGTTAACGGTGCAGAGTaacagaaagataaaaataacagaaatatgAAAGTACAAAATACTGTTAGCCAAACGATAGAAATTTGGCTTCGAATTTTTGGCATATGGCCAAATACGTCGTGCGTTTTATTTCGTAGACTATTCTGGAGCGTTGCACTCGCAATCGAGCAAATCTTTCAGTATCGATATGTCGTAAGGAATTTCcatttgtttgatttttccGAGATGGTGGATGTTTTAAGTGCGACAATGGCGtatacgatattttttattaaacttgtaattttttggtTTAAACAGCGGTGAGATACAGCACGAAGCGATGCGCACTgtcaatgaa
This genomic stretch from Monomorium pharaonis isolate MP-MQ-018 chromosome 4, ASM1337386v2, whole genome shotgun sequence harbors:
- the LOC105831257 gene encoding odorant receptor 4, which codes for MGNMEMSTVSRVVKIGLCACGIWPYLPSTVLFRLFWIVMLGTAQYFQYQYIAVHFSTDNFSDLMDGVSSSMAYSLLFIKLSILWANQRTFSNILQMMAMDWKNCVSTDCSLRITTNKAKLSHRFSNWIIGLQLTAIVLYSCGVLAVNTGDVQRMNVSAREHILKMKLPFQIDTSPIYMLVTILEFLHLVMCGCGISLVNSLIVTLILHISGQIDILCDWLLNVFSKDMTHIVDEITMKTLIIKHQQIIMFSENIENLYTYITLILFVSDTLIICCLGFIIVTSIGTPDGPAILVRSVLFYVVINLEAFIYCFAGEYLTAKSQMIGNAAYDSLWYDICTIKKSRIILFIILRSQRRLTITIGKIMDLSLERFTSVVKASASYISVLLAMY